The Deltaproteobacteria bacterium genomic interval TGTCCACCAAGTGCCACAAGTTAGGACATCTGTTAAACAGAATTGAGTAATGGGTTTATTCAAGCATCCATTTGAAAGGGGGGTGTTATGCCCAAAGTAGTAGAAGGTCGATTGTCGGCGGAGGGCTTTCGTTTTGCCATCATTGTGAGCCGCTTTAATGATTTTATCTGCTCCAGATTGATGGAAGGGGCCATAGATGCCTTGACGAGACACGGTTGCGACGAAAAAGACATATTGATCATAAAGGTCCCCGGGGCATTTGAGATGCCTCTCGCGGCGAGGAAGATGGTCCGGACCGGAGAGTCTGACGCGGTCATATGCGTGGGCGCGGTGATCAGGGGGGCGACACCCCATTTCGATTATGTGGCGGCCGAGGTATCCAAAGGTATCGCCAGCGTGGCACTGGAGAGTGAAATCCCAGTGACCTTCGGCGTCCTTACCACAGACAACCTCGAACAGGCCATTGAGAGGGCCGGGTCCAAATCCGGAAATAAAGGATTCGAGGCCGCCATGGCCGCCATCGAAATGGTTAACCTCTTCAAGGAATTGCAGAGTTGACAATTTGGAGGATTGCGGAATCCAGGCGTCGAACGTAATTCGAAATTCCTAAATTCCCTGAATCCTTGGAATTCGCTCTTTGACGGTGAAATATGGGGAAAAGAAGACGGGCTCGTGAATTGGCTGTCCAGGTTCTGTTTCACCTGGAGTTCAGCCATGATGATCCGTCCGAGGTCTTTGACCTGATTTGTGAGAACTTCGAGGCCTCGGAATCTATCAGAGAGTTCTCAAAGATGCTTGTCTTGGGGGTATGCGGGAAAAAGGAGAGCCTGGACAAAACCATCAGTCAGGCATCCAAGAACTGGCGTATTGACCGTATGGCGCGGCTGGATCGATCCATACTGAGGCTGGCAGCCTTTGAAATCCTGTTTGTCCCTGAAATCCCCGCAAGGGTCTCGCTTGATGAGGCCGTGGAGATCGGAAAAAAGTTCGGAAGCGAAGATTCGGGGAGATATATCAACGGCGTATTGGATAATATCTACAATACCCTAATAAATGAAGAATGCAACGACACTGAGACTACAGAAGGCGTGACAGAAGATGAAATATAACCCGCAAGAGATAGAGCTTAAATGGCAGTCAAATTGGGAAAAAAATAAAACATTCAAATCTATAGATGATATCTCTAAACCAAAATATTACCTTTTGGAGATGTTTCCCTATCCCTCCGGGAAAATTCATATCGGGCATGTGCGCAATTATACCATCGGTGACGTGGTGGCCAGATATCAACGGATGTGCGGAAAAAATGTCCTCCATCCGATGGGATGGGATGCCTTTGGCATGCCTGCGGAAAACGCGGCCATAGAAAATAAGACCCATCCTGCCCAATGGACTTACGACAATATCGCTGCCATGAAAGTCCAGCTTAAGCGGATGGGCTTCAGCTATGACTGGGACCGGGAACTGGCCACCTGCGATCCTGAATATTATCGATGGGAGCAGTTGGTGTTTCTGAGAATGTACCAGGAGGGTTTGGCCTATAAGAAGAAGACCTTTGTCAACTGGTGCAACAAATGTCAGACGGTGCTGGCCAACGAGCAGGTTGAAGATGGATGTTGCTGGCGTCATCCGGACGTGGAAGTCAGCATAAAAGAGATGGACAGCTGGTTTCTCAAGATAACGCACTATGCCGATGAAATCCTGGAGTATTGCGAAAAGCTCCCAGGATGGCCCGACCGGGTGCTCACCATGCAGCGGAACTGGATCGGAAAGAGTTATGGCGCCATCATCCGGTTTCCCCTGGCAGGTTCGGAGGAAGTCATCGAGGTCTTCACCACCCGACAGGATACGGTGTTCGGAGCGACGTTTATGTGTCTGGCCCCGGAACATCCGTTGGTCCAGGAGATCATAAAAGGACGCCCCGAAGAAGGTGAGGTGCTTAAGTTTGTTGAACATACGCTCAAGATGGACACCTTTATGCGCACAGCGGACTTTACGGTGAAAGAGGGGGCCTTTACCGGTAGGTATTGTATGAATTCGGTGACCGGTGAGGAGATTCCGATCTTTGTGGCCAATTTCGTTCTCTTTGATTACGGAACCGGCGCGATTATGGCGGTCCCTGCCCATGATCAGAGGGACTTTGAATTCGCCGGAAAATACGGTTTGAAGCTCAGGGTGGTGATTCAACCGGTCGATGGAAGTCTCGATGAAAATGCCATGACAGAGGCCTACGTAGGGGAGGGGACCCTGGTCAACTCGGGTCCATTCAACGGTCAACGAAACCTGGATGCCCTGGACAGCATCGCCGATTATCTGGAATCCAGGGGTGCGGGACACAAGACCGTGAATTTCAGGCTGAGAGACTGGGGGATCTCCAGACAACGATACTGGGGGGCCCCCATCCCAATCATTTATTGCGAGAAATGCGGCACGGTTCCGGTTCCTGAAGCGGATCTCCCGGTGGTGCTCCCTCTGGCGCTGGATATGAGACCGAATGGTGGATCCCCCCTCCCTCTTGAACCCTCCTTTTTCGAGACGACCTGCCCAAACTGCAACGGAAAGGCGCGACGTGAAACAGATACCATGGATACCTTTGTGGAGTCTTCCTGGTATTTCGACCGATACACCTGCCCGCGCTATGATAAAGGCCCCCTGGATCCAGAAAAGGTGGATTACTGGATGCCCGTGGATCAATATATCGGGGGGATCGAGCACGCCATACTCCACCTTCTCTACTCCCGTTTCTATACCAGGGTCCTGAGGGACTTTGGGTATCTGAAGGTCAGCGAACCCTTTACCAACCTGTTGACGCAGGGGATGGTCTGCAAAGAGACCGAGGAGTGTCCGGAGCATGGCTACCTTTATCCCTCAGAGGTCAAGGATGGCAGGTGCGGTTATTGCCGGGCAGAGGTGATACGGGGCAACACGGTAAAAATGTCCAAGTCCAAGAAGAATGTGGTCGATCCACAGGAGCTGATTGACCAGTATGGGGCCGATACGGTCCGGGCATTCTGCCTCTTTGCTTCGCCCCCGGACAAGGACCTGGAGTGGAGCGACCAGGGCGTCGAGGGGTCCTACCGGTTCCTGAATCGAATCTGGCGGTTGGTGACGCTTCATCTTGGAAACGTGTCGGAAGTTTCTGCATATGCGGGAGGGGAAATCCTGGAGGGACAACTCAGGGCCTTACACCGAAAAACCCACGAGACCATAAAGAAGGTGACGGGCGACATAGAAAACCGGTTCCATTTTAATACGGCCATCTCCGCAGTCATGGAGCTGGTGAATGATATGAATCAGTTGCTGAACAGTAACGAACAAAAGGATGCCGTCGCCTGGTCGGTGGTCAGGGAGGCCATAGAGGCGACCGTGGTGCTGCTGTCCCCGGTGGCGCCCCACATCACCGAAGAACTGTGGGGGATGTTGGGCCATGACACCCCCCTGATCGAGGTCCCCTGGCCGGTCTGCAATGAGGCAGCATTGGTGGCTGAAACCAGACAGGTCGTGCTCCAGGTGAACGGAAAGGTACGCAACCGAATTGAGGTGCCTGCCTCCTATGATGAGAGGGCCATTGAGAAGGCGGCCCTGACAGACGAAAGGGTCCGGCAGTTTGTCAGCGGAAAAGAGATCAAGAAGGTGATCGTCGTCCAGAAAAAACTGGTAAATGTGGTGGCATAGGAATATGGCTGCAGGGAGTTATGGATTTGGAGATTCAGAAATTGGGGGAGGGTTGAAGCGCAATCCTGTTTGCAGTTCACATATCATCGTTCAAGTCGTTATACTCCTGTCCTTCCTCTGGATGTCCGGATGCGGATATCAGCTCCAGGCCACGAAACAGCCCAAAGGGATGAGTATCCCGAGTCTGGCCATCCCCCTTATGGCAAGCCCCTCGTCGTCCCTCGGTTTTGAGGGCGACTTCACCATGATGATCCGAAAGGAATTTGTCAGCCAGTCCCAGATTCCTCTGGTTTCAAGGGACCGGGCAGCATTCGTCCTTATCGGAAATGTGAGCGACATCACCACCGAACCCCTCAGCTACAGGGTCACCGACGGTACATTTGAAGTAACCAGTTCCCGCTGGCTCAGAATCAGACTCTCAGCCAGGCTGCTGAACAGGACCACCGGAGAGATCGTATGGAATGAAGAGGCCATGGATGAAAAGGCCGCCTTTACCGTTGATTCCGACCCGTTGAGGACACGGTATAATCAGAGGAAGGCCGCCAGAAGGATCGCCCAATTACTGGCCGAAAGAATCTACCTGCGGACCATGGAACGATTCTGATGGCAGCAGATCTCTCCCCCGACCAGATACTGGACCTGTTGAAACGCCGCCAGTTGGGCAAGGTGTATCTCTTCTACGGCCCCGGAGAATTTCAGATTGAAAAGATATTGGGCGACGTTAGTAAAGCCCTTATTCCCGAACCAGCCCGGGATTTCAACTTTCAGACCTTTTATGGCAGCGATACCACAATCCCCGCAGATATCACTGATGCGGCCTGCTCGCTCCCGTTTTTGTCTCCAAAACGTCTCATCATTGTCAGGCGGACTGAAAACATCCCGGGATCGGCGCTTGAATCCTTAACCCCTTACATAGAAAACCCCGTAAAAACCACTTGCCTGATATTTATATCTTCAAGAACCGATTTCAGGAAAGACTTCTATAAGAAGATCAGAGCGGCCGGCGGTGCCGTGCATTTCAAGGAGCTGTATGACAGGCAGGTGATCCCCTGGATAAAACGGTTTGCCGGCGAACTGGGGTTGAATATCACAGAAGAGGGATGTGTTTACCTGCAGGCCATTGTCGGAAACCGGTTACGGGATCTGTATACTGAGATGGAGAAGCTCTATCTCCGCCATGGGAACACGCCGGTGGGCGCGTCCGAAATCAGGAAACTCGCCATCAACACCCGTATCTATACGATCTTTGAATTAATGGATGAGGTATCGCTCAGAAGACGCGCAAAATCCCTTGCAATTCTGAACAGGTACTTGGAAGAGGAGGGTCGGGATGCCGTATTCGGAATCATCGGGATGCTGAACCGGCAGATTCGTCTGATTATCCAGGCAAAATCCGTCATGGACAAGGGCGGAAGGCCCGCTGATGTGGCCAAACGGCTTCAGATCCAACCCTTTCTGGCGAACAAGGTACTTCAGCAGGCCCACAACTGGCGCATCGATGATCTTGAACGTGCCTTAGACCTGCTCTGCCAGGCCGACAGGCATCTGAAGTCGGGCTCTCAGCCTCGCCTGATGCTCGAACACCTGCTCCTGTCCTTCTAGGAAGAGCCGGGTACCGCGGAGGAGAGTTATCCTTCGGAAGCGGCAAGCCGTCGGATCCCGCGCGCGAGACGGGAGATCTTTCGGAATGCCTGGTTTTTGTGAATAACACCTTTGGAAGCGGTCTTCTGGAGGACGGAAACAGCCTCCTTGAAGCTCTGTTGGGCCTGCTCTGCCGAATTGGCAGCGATGGCGGTTCTAACCTCCTTAACCGCCTTTTTAACCCTTGTCTTGTAACCCTTGTTTCTGACTCTCTTGACCTCGTTCTGTCGTGCCCTTTTGAGCGCTGATGGATGGTTTGCCAAATCCGGATCTCCTCATGTGATAGTTTTATGGGTGGTACATAAGCGACTGTTACCGCTGCTGTTTCATTTCAGCAACCGAATTAATAAATTTAAAAGAAGTTGGCTTTAATGTCAAGAAAATTTTCAACGGTCCCAAAACCATCAAATTCCGAAAACAGGAAACTGGGTTACGCCGCCGGGGTCGTCAGCTTTTTTACCTTTCTGAGCCGTATACTCGGTCTGGTCCGGGATATGGTCATCGCAGGTCTTTTTGGCTCCGGGCTGGCCGCGGACGCATTTTTCGTTGCATTCCGCATCCCCAATCTTCTAAGGCGTCTGTTTGCAGAGGGATCTCTCACCATTGCCTTCATCCCGATCTTTACGGAGTATCTCACTCTCAAGACAAGAAAGGATGCCTTTGACCTGGCAAGGGTGGTACTGACCCTTCTATCCATCCTCCTGGCCTTGGTGACCGTTCTCGGCATCTTGTTTTCCCCGTGGATCGTGCGTGTTCAGGCATTTGGTTTCGGGGGTTCCGGTATTAAATATGATCTGACCGTTCTTCTTACCCGGATCATGTTTCCCTATATCTTTTTTATCAGCCTGGTGGCCTTTTTTATGGGGGTCCTCAATTCTCTCAGGCGGTTTGCAGCGCCGGCCGCCGCCCCTATTTTATTGAATGTGGGCATCATCGCCGCGGCATATCTGATCTCCCCCCATTGTGCCGCTCCCATTGTGGGCATTGCCATCGGGGTGCTGATCGGCGGAGCCCTCCAGGTAGGCCTGCAGATCCCATCGGTCATCAGAGAAGGCCTCATCTTACTTCCCAAATGGAACCCCGCCCATCCTGCGCTCAAAAGGATCGGCTTTCTCATGCTCCCGGCGATTTTCGGTTCTGCCGTCTACCAGGTGAATCAGTTCATGGGAACATTGCTGGCCACATTTCTTGAGGAAGGAAGCGTTTCATGGCTCTATTATGCGGATCGACTGGTTCAATTTCCCCTAGGGATTTTTGCCATCGCCATCAGTACGGCCGCACTTCCCTCCCTTTCCACGGAAGCAGCCAAAAATGATCTTGTCCAGTTTCAAAGCACCCTTAATCACGCCCTTTGCCTGGTTTTTTTTATTACCTTCCCCTCGATGGCGGGACTGATGGTCTTAGGCGAACCGCTGGTTCAGCTTCTATTCGAAAGAGGCGCTTTTGATTCACACGCATCCATAATGACAGCTCGCGCACTCTTGTATTATACCGTGGGTCTCTGGGCATTTTCCGGGGTCAGGGTGATGGTGTCCGCATTTTATGCCCTTCAGGACACAAAGACGCCGGTAAAGGTGGCGACCGTCGCCCTGGCGCTCAACTTGGCATTAAGTCTGTTGCTGATGGGACCTCTAAAGCACGGGGGCCTGGCCCTGGCCCTTTCCCTTGCGTCATCTGTTCAGTTTTGCCTTTTGATTTTTCTATTAAAGAGAAGAGGTTCAATTATAAACATCAAGCCGGTTATTATATCTTCAGCCAAATCCGCCCTGGCCGCCGCCCTGATGGGCGTTGGAGTGTATGGGTGTTTTTCCAGGTGGCTGACCATTGATCCCGAAACAGGGGTATCCAGTATGGGTATCCACCTGGCCGCCCTTATCGTGATCGGTATCATCATCTACTTCGGGGCCGCCCGCGTCTTGGGCTGCAACGAGATCCGCTCAATCCGGTACATGCTTTGGCGAAAGCGCACAAAGCGTCGAAGCGCCGGATAAGATGCCACTCAGGAGCAACATGGTTATCCCAGAAAAGATGGAGACGGTGTCCCGGCAGATCGCCCTGAAGGACATTGATGATTCGCCGGGTCCCTATTGCATGAGTTTCGGGGTCGATCTGGAACCCCTGGCCCGGTCTATCCGGGAGATCGGCCTCGTTAACCCGCCCATACTCAAAAGAGAGCGGGAAGGGTTGACCGTTGTTACCGGCTACCGAAGGATTATGGCACTGAAGGAACTGAAGGCTGAGACGGCCGCAAGCAGAATTATTTCCGGGCGTGACAACCTCCGGCCCCTCGAATGCCTTCTCTTGAATCTCCATGACAATCTGGCCACAAGACACCTGAATGATGTGGAAAAAGGGATGGTCCTCAGTCGGCTTGAGGCATGGGTGCCCACGAAAGAACTTGTAGAACGCTACATGCCTTTGCTGGGACTTCGATCCCGGGAGGAAGATCTTCACTTTCTCATTGAAATGGAAAGGGAATTCGACACACCGGTCAAGACGTTTATTTCAGAGGGGAGGCTCTCATGGCAGGCCGTGAAGATGCTCTCAAGAATCGATGCCGCATCCAGGTCAGCCATCTTGAAATGGATTTCAAAGCTAAGGCTGAACATTAATCAACAATCACAATTCATTGATTACCTTGTCGATTTATCATTTATTGAAAACAAAAGTATTCCCCACATATTGGGGGAGAAAGGGCTTAATGGGCCAAGTCCGGACACGCCGGTGAACCGGCCGCAGCAGGCAAAGGCCGTGCTCAACACGCTGAAGGCCCGGCGTAATCCGTTGATCGTCCGGGCTGAAAAACAATTCAAAAAAACCATCTCTGATCTGAATCTGCCGGACGGGATACAGATAAGCGCGCCCCCTTTTTTTGAGGGAGAGAATTACAGAATGGAGGTAATTTTCAGGGGAGGGGAGGACCTGAAAATCAAGCTCGAAGGCCTTAACCGTATACAGGGCCTGGGCACGTTGGGCCATCCATGGAGGGAAGATCCCGAATGAGCGCATTTACCATCAAAAGGATCTTTCAGGATGAGGGTGCATCGGCATATTCTCTGACCCGGCACATCCTGGCGCAATTTCCAGGTATTCCTGTCAATACAATGACCGGGGGGGCTGATGAGCGCATCACAACTATCGACATGGGGAAGGAAACGCTTTATCTGCAGTGTTATAAAGGCGATTTCCTGAAACCCTGCCCAGGAACCCGGGAGTATATCTGCTGTGGATATCAGATCCTCAATCTCGCGGCCAATTGTCCCCTTGACTGCAGTTATTGTATCCTTCAATCCTATTTTGCCCATCAACCTTTTTTGCGGGTCTTTGTAAACCTGGAAGAAAGACTGGCGGATATGATGGATTTTATCGAGAGCCAGCCCGGTCAGATATTCAGGATAGGCACGGGCGAGTTCACGGACAGCCTTGCCCTGGACCCGATAACATGTTGGAGCGACATGCTGCTGCCCAGGTTCTCTGGATTAAAGAATGCGGTTCTGGAACTCAAGACCAAGACGACCCGGATCAGCAGGGTGCTTGCCTCCAGGCACAGAGACCGGATTATCCTTTCGTGGTCGCTCAACGGCCCCGGGATCTCATCAAGGGAGGAAAAGGGGGCGGCAAGCATCCGGAAGCGAATTGAGGCTGCCAAACAGTGCCAATCAGAAGGGTTTATCCTGGGATTTCACTTTGACCCCCTTGTCCCGCACCCTGGCTGGAAGGACGATTATGCCAGAACTATCGAGATGTTGGATAGGGAGATCGACCCGCGGGGGATTATCTGGATCAGCATGGGTTCTTTCAGATTCATGCCTCCCCTGAAACCGATCATCCGCAAGCGCCACCCGGAATCGGCCGTCCTCGATGGCGAGTTTATTCTCGGTCTGGATGGAAAAATCCGCTATTTCAAACCCATTCGAATAGAATTGTATGATTTTATGAGGCAACTTCTGGAAACATGGCATCGGGATCTGGGGCTATATCTCTGTATGGAATCGGATGAGGTATGGCGGTCCAGTATGGGGTGGAGTCCCGGAGACTCGTCCGGCCTTCGAGAATTCTTGGATCGACGGGTGGTGAAATTCTTCAGCACCCCACCCCCGAAGTAGCGGTAATCCTCTAATGGTTAAGTCTCCTTGGGTCACTATTTCGGTAGCCATTCAAGGGGATATATGGTAAATGGAAAATTATTGCGCCATTTCCGGCAGGAGTGTACATGACAAGCGACAATAAGCAAACCAGATAAACAAAAGGAGACAAAACAGATGACATTAAGGGAACAGGTGGAGAGCGCACTTGACAAGGTTCGCCCCTCGCTGCAGGCAGATGGGGGCGACGTGCAATTGGTCGATGTGGAACAGGATGGCACGGTCAAAGTGAGATTGACGGGTGCCTGCAAGGGATGTCCCATGTCGCAGATGACCCTCAAAATGGGAATTGAGAAGATCTTGAAACAGAATGTTCCCGAGGTGACAGGGGTGGAGTCTGTATAACCGGCAATTCTGCTCAAGGCCTTTCAACCGAATTGCTGCTGTCTTGAGGGATTGTCCTCCATTCGGTGTGCTGGGTCTGACCAGTTTGCGCATTTGGACCTCACTGCGGGATTGTCAGGCCCGAACGCATCGGTACGATA includes:
- a CDS encoding ParB N-terminal domain-containing protein; this encodes MVIPEKMETVSRQIALKDIDDSPGPYCMSFGVDLEPLARSIREIGLVNPPILKREREGLTVVTGYRRIMALKELKAETAASRIISGRDNLRPLECLLLNLHDNLATRHLNDVEKGMVLSRLEAWVPTKELVERYMPLLGLRSREEDLHFLIEMEREFDTPVKTFISEGRLSWQAVKMLSRIDAASRSAILKWISKLRLNINQQSQFIDYLVDLSFIENKSIPHILGEKGLNGPSPDTPVNRPQQAKAVLNTLKARRNPLIVRAEKQFKKTISDLNLPDGIQISAPPFFEGENYRMEVIFRGGEDLKIKLEGLNRIQGLGTLGHPWREDPE
- the nusB gene encoding transcription antitermination factor NusB, encoding MGKRRRARELAVQVLFHLEFSHDDPSEVFDLICENFEASESIREFSKMLVLGVCGKKESLDKTISQASKNWRIDRMARLDRSILRLAAFEILFVPEIPARVSLDEAVEIGKKFGSEDSGRYINGVLDNIYNTLINEECNDTETTEGVTEDEI
- the holA gene encoding DNA polymerase III subunit delta, whose amino-acid sequence is MAADLSPDQILDLLKRRQLGKVYLFYGPGEFQIEKILGDVSKALIPEPARDFNFQTFYGSDTTIPADITDAACSLPFLSPKRLIIVRRTENIPGSALESLTPYIENPVKTTCLIFISSRTDFRKDFYKKIRAAGGAVHFKELYDRQVIPWIKRFAGELGLNITEEGCVYLQAIVGNRLRDLYTEMEKLYLRHGNTPVGASEIRKLAINTRIYTIFELMDEVSLRRRAKSLAILNRYLEEEGRDAVFGIIGMLNRQIRLIIQAKSVMDKGGRPADVAKRLQIQPFLANKVLQQAHNWRIDDLERALDLLCQADRHLKSGSQPRLMLEHLLLSF
- the murJ gene encoding murein biosynthesis integral membrane protein MurJ, whose translation is MSRKFSTVPKPSNSENRKLGYAAGVVSFFTFLSRILGLVRDMVIAGLFGSGLAADAFFVAFRIPNLLRRLFAEGSLTIAFIPIFTEYLTLKTRKDAFDLARVVLTLLSILLALVTVLGILFSPWIVRVQAFGFGGSGIKYDLTVLLTRIMFPYIFFISLVAFFMGVLNSLRRFAAPAAAPILLNVGIIAAAYLISPHCAAPIVGIAIGVLIGGALQVGLQIPSVIREGLILLPKWNPAHPALKRIGFLMLPAIFGSAVYQVNQFMGTLLATFLEEGSVSWLYYADRLVQFPLGIFAIAISTAALPSLSTEAAKNDLVQFQSTLNHALCLVFFITFPSMAGLMVLGEPLVQLLFERGAFDSHASIMTARALLYYTVGLWAFSGVRVMVSAFYALQDTKTPVKVATVALALNLALSLLLMGPLKHGGLALALSLASSVQFCLLIFLLKRRGSIINIKPVIISSAKSALAAALMGVGVYGCFSRWLTIDPETGVSSMGIHLAALIVIGIIIYFGAARVLGCNEIRSIRYMLWRKRTKRRSAG
- the leuS gene encoding leucine--tRNA ligase, with amino-acid sequence MKYNPQEIELKWQSNWEKNKTFKSIDDISKPKYYLLEMFPYPSGKIHIGHVRNYTIGDVVARYQRMCGKNVLHPMGWDAFGMPAENAAIENKTHPAQWTYDNIAAMKVQLKRMGFSYDWDRELATCDPEYYRWEQLVFLRMYQEGLAYKKKTFVNWCNKCQTVLANEQVEDGCCWRHPDVEVSIKEMDSWFLKITHYADEILEYCEKLPGWPDRVLTMQRNWIGKSYGAIIRFPLAGSEEVIEVFTTRQDTVFGATFMCLAPEHPLVQEIIKGRPEEGEVLKFVEHTLKMDTFMRTADFTVKEGAFTGRYCMNSVTGEEIPIFVANFVLFDYGTGAIMAVPAHDQRDFEFAGKYGLKLRVVIQPVDGSLDENAMTEAYVGEGTLVNSGPFNGQRNLDALDSIADYLESRGAGHKTVNFRLRDWGISRQRYWGAPIPIIYCEKCGTVPVPEADLPVVLPLALDMRPNGGSPLPLEPSFFETTCPNCNGKARRETDTMDTFVESSWYFDRYTCPRYDKGPLDPEKVDYWMPVDQYIGGIEHAILHLLYSRFYTRVLRDFGYLKVSEPFTNLLTQGMVCKETEECPEHGYLYPSEVKDGRCGYCRAEVIRGNTVKMSKSKKNVVDPQELIDQYGADTVRAFCLFASPPDKDLEWSDQGVEGSYRFLNRIWRLVTLHLGNVSEVSAYAGGEILEGQLRALHRKTHETIKKVTGDIENRFHFNTAISAVMELVNDMNQLLNSNEQKDAVAWSVVREAIEATVVLLSPVAPHITEELWGMLGHDTPLIEVPWPVCNEAALVAETRQVVLQVNGKVRNRIEVPASYDERAIEKAALTDERVRQFVSGKEIKKVIVVQKKLVNVVA
- a CDS encoding DNA photolyase; protein product: MSAFTIKRIFQDEGASAYSLTRHILAQFPGIPVNTMTGGADERITTIDMGKETLYLQCYKGDFLKPCPGTREYICCGYQILNLAANCPLDCSYCILQSYFAHQPFLRVFVNLEERLADMMDFIESQPGQIFRIGTGEFTDSLALDPITCWSDMLLPRFSGLKNAVLELKTKTTRISRVLASRHRDRIILSWSLNGPGISSREEKGAASIRKRIEAAKQCQSEGFILGFHFDPLVPHPGWKDDYARTIEMLDREIDPRGIIWISMGSFRFMPPLKPIIRKRHPESAVLDGEFILGLDGKIRYFKPIRIELYDFMRQLLETWHRDLGLYLCMESDEVWRSSMGWSPGDSSGLREFLDRRVVKFFSTPPPK
- the ribE gene encoding 6,7-dimethyl-8-ribityllumazine synthase translates to MPKVVEGRLSAEGFRFAIIVSRFNDFICSRLMEGAIDALTRHGCDEKDILIIKVPGAFEMPLAARKMVRTGESDAVICVGAVIRGATPHFDYVAAEVSKGIASVALESEIPVTFGVLTTDNLEQAIERAGSKSGNKGFEAAMAAIEMVNLFKELQS
- the rpsT gene encoding 30S ribosomal protein S20 — translated: MANHPSALKRARQNEVKRVRNKGYKTRVKKAVKEVRTAIAANSAEQAQQSFKEAVSVLQKTASKGVIHKNQAFRKISRLARGIRRLAASEG
- a CDS encoding NifU family protein, whose product is MTLREQVESALDKVRPSLQADGGDVQLVDVEQDGTVKVRLTGACKGCPMSQMTLKMGIEKILKQNVPEVTGVESV